The following proteins come from a genomic window of Bacteroidota bacterium:
- a CDS encoding MlaD family protein, which translates to MKISNETKVGSLTVIAIVMLILGYNYLKGNELFSTTNTYFAIYDNVDGLTPSNAVMIQGLKVGQVRKVTYRPDKKLVVMIEINSDLQLNKLDSCKIVATDIFQNKAIEITTSHLGDIAQNGDTLVAYLKPGIADQISAVFGPIKAKTEKFILAIDSMIGSFTSEISPGNAGQLKQSLVTLKNTLLALNHTASGMDNMLNSDASKFNQILAHVEGITRKLHDNANTLEKVMKNMAKITDSLAASDLKTTIHNANDAVKSVTLLLDKINKGEGTIGLLVNDTKLYDNLRKSSENLDKLLVDLKEHPKRYVQISVFGKKEKKPAK; encoded by the coding sequence GTGAAAATATCCAATGAAACAAAGGTTGGTTCACTTACGGTAATTGCCATAGTGATGCTAATTTTAGGCTATAATTATCTGAAAGGCAACGAGCTTTTCTCGACCACCAATACCTATTTTGCCATATATGACAATGTGGATGGCCTCACACCTTCCAATGCTGTGATGATTCAAGGTTTAAAAGTAGGCCAAGTCAGAAAAGTAACCTACCGCCCCGATAAAAAATTGGTGGTGATGATTGAAATAAACAGCGATCTGCAACTGAACAAACTCGATTCGTGCAAAATTGTAGCGACCGATATTTTTCAAAACAAGGCCATAGAAATAACCACATCGCACTTGGGGGATATCGCTCAAAACGGCGATACCTTAGTAGCCTACCTCAAACCCGGAATAGCCGATCAGATTTCTGCCGTTTTTGGCCCCATAAAAGCTAAGACAGAGAAATTTATTCTTGCAATAGATTCGATGATTGGTAGCTTTACTAGCGAAATTTCACCAGGCAATGCAGGTCAATTAAAACAATCGCTTGTTACCCTAAAAAACACTTTATTGGCTTTGAACCATACCGCAAGCGGCATGGACAATATGCTCAACTCAGATGCCAGCAAGTTTAACCAAATACTAGCCCATGTAGAGGGAATCACCCGCAAGCTGCACGACAATGCCAATACCTTAGAAAAGGTGATGAAAAATATGGCTAAAATTACCGATTCTCTAGCGGCCTCCGATTTAAAAACAACTATTCACAATGCCAACGATGCAGTTAAATCGGTAACCCTTTTGTTAGACAAAATAAACAAGGGCGAAGGCACCATTGGTTTATTGGTAAATGATACCAAGCTTTATGATAATCTAAGAAAATCGAGCGAAAACCTAGACAAACTATTGGTGGACCTAAAAGAGCATCCAAAACGCTATGTCCAAATCTCCGTCTTTGGAAAAAAAGAAAAGAAACCCGCTAAATGA
- a CDS encoding response regulator transcription factor has product MSNIADKIRLVIVDDHQMLIDGIKSLLKSDKRFEVVGETTKSPDAIGLVNSLQPHILLSDIDMPEMNGIELTKLLKSVFPSLQVLVLSMHNDRTMIGEIVNAGAAGYILKNTGKEELVTALLKIYHGGMFFSDDVAAEMMRPVAEPAKPANNQVNLTTRELEIVKLIAEEYNNAQIADKLFISERTVETHRKNILRKTNTHNVLGLVKFAMDNGIV; this is encoded by the coding sequence ATGAGCAATATCGCCGATAAAATTCGCTTGGTAATTGTTGACGACCATCAGATGCTTATTGATGGAATAAAATCTCTTTTAAAGTCCGACAAACGCTTTGAAGTAGTGGGAGAAACCACTAAAAGCCCCGATGCAATTGGCTTGGTAAATTCGCTGCAGCCTCATATTCTGCTCAGCGATATTGATATGCCCGAGATGAATGGTATAGAATTGACCAAACTTTTAAAGTCTGTTTTTCCTTCATTGCAAGTATTAGTCCTTTCCATGCACAACGACCGCACTATGATTGGCGAAATTGTGAATGCGGGTGCTGCGGGGTATATATTGAAGAATACGGGTAAAGAAGAACTGGTAACGGCTCTTTTAAAAATATACCATGGTGGCATGTTCTTTAGCGACGATGTAGCAGCAGAAATGATGCGACCCGTTGCAGAGCCTGCAAAGCCTGCAAATAATCAAGTAAATCTAACAACCCGCGAACTGGAAATAGTAAAATTAATAGCCGAGGAATATAACAATGCCCAAATTGCAGATAAATTATTTATCAGCGAACGGACAGTAGAAACCCACCGAAAAAACATTTTGCGAAAAACAAATACGCACAATGTGTTGGGCTTGGTTAAATTTGCAATGGATAATGGTATCGTATAG
- the tsaE gene encoding tRNA (adenosine(37)-N6)-threonylcarbamoyltransferase complex ATPase subunit type 1 TsaE, whose amino-acid sequence MESYTYKLEQLTAAAEWVLLMAEKYTIVAFEGEMGMGKTTLIQAICNRLNIEGKAISPSYSLVNEYTYSKKNHIYHFDFYRINSEQEAIDAGFYEYLDSGNLCLIEWPQKISKLLTKEKVLYININLEKQNERILRIN is encoded by the coding sequence TTGGAGTCTTATACCTATAAACTAGAGCAATTAACAGCGGCTGCCGAATGGGTTTTATTGATGGCAGAGAAGTATACTATTGTAGCTTTTGAAGGTGAAATGGGCATGGGAAAAACTACGCTTATTCAAGCCATTTGCAATAGGCTTAATATAGAAGGTAAGGCTATAAGCCCCTCTTATTCTTTAGTTAACGAATATACCTATTCTAAAAAAAACCATATCTATCATTTTGATTTTTATCGGATAAATTCTGAACAAGAAGCTATTGATGCAGGTTTTTATGAATATTTAGATAGTGGAAATCTGTGCTTAATAGAATGGCCACAAAAAATATCTAAACTGCTCACCAAAGAAAAAGTATTATATATAAATATAAACTTGGAAAAACAGAATGAGCGAATTCTCAGGATTAATTAA
- a CDS encoding universal stress protein, translating into MFQKITVAVAFNHHLEDELTCAAQLARGAELHMVHVGKATAQKEQYLEEVLKRLQIKLNGLHWLEGDKVESLLEFTQIQHTDLLITATDDTQNLFKYFTGSISKNLCRKCRCSILLLHHPVKNKGAFEHLVVSGVDHPKTPYTLDFASKLSGRTNTKKLTLVEELPVDHLVVSAGHDMVEKAKYSTEDTLMNLFDNKQEVDNMLHRFAMGNLKVEVDRREGKPGHCVSAFARESQADLLVLNSPDTELGLLDRLFPHDLEYALSNLPCSLLVVHPQEFEFN; encoded by the coding sequence ATGTTTCAAAAAATAACAGTTGCGGTTGCTTTTAATCACCATTTAGAAGATGAGTTAACGTGTGCAGCACAACTTGCAAGAGGTGCAGAGTTGCACATGGTGCATGTGGGTAAAGCCACTGCACAAAAAGAACAGTATTTGGAGGAAGTGTTAAAAAGACTTCAAATAAAACTTAACGGTCTTCATTGGCTAGAGGGAGACAAGGTTGAAAGTTTATTAGAGTTTACACAAATTCAACACACCGATTTGCTTATTACTGCAACCGATGATACTCAGAATTTATTCAAATATTTTACTGGGAGCATTTCTAAAAACCTATGCCGTAAATGTCGTTGCAGCATTTTGCTGCTCCACCACCCGGTAAAAAATAAAGGGGCTTTCGAACATTTGGTAGTGAGCGGGGTAGACCATCCCAAAACCCCATATACTCTTGACTTTGCATCCAAGTTAAGTGGAAGAACCAATACCAAAAAACTCACCTTGGTAGAAGAACTTCCGGTTGATCATTTGGTTGTTTCGGCAGGTCACGATATGGTAGAGAAAGCAAAATATAGCACCGAGGATACTTTAATGAATTTATTTGACAATAAACAAGAAGTAGACAATATGCTTCACAGGTTTGCAATGGGAAATCTTAAAGTTGAAGTTGATAGACGTGAAGGCAAACCAGGGCATTGTGTTTCCGCTTTTGCGAGAGAAAGCCAAGCGGACTTATTGGTGCTTAACTCGCCCGACACCGAACTTGGGTTATTAGATAGGTTGTTCCCGCACGATTTGGAGTATGCTCTTTCTAATTTGCCCTGCAGTTTATTGGTAGTTCACCCACAGGAATTCGAATTTAATTAA
- a CDS encoding DUF3127 domain-containing protein → MALEVSGKLIKLLPKQTGEGKNGPWSKQDFVIETSEQFPKKICFSAWGERATQIETMPEGTDLKVSFDVQSREYNDRWYTDLKPWKIDVLSAGSSPSTPQTQDSIATDPFEPGQSDDDLPF, encoded by the coding sequence ATGGCATTAGAAGTATCGGGCAAGCTCATAAAATTGCTGCCAAAACAAACAGGCGAAGGGAAAAACGGCCCATGGTCTAAACAAGACTTTGTGATTGAGACCTCAGAACAATTCCCCAAAAAAATATGTTTCTCGGCATGGGGCGAGCGAGCCACACAAATAGAAACCATGCCAGAAGGAACAGATTTAAAAGTTTCTTTCGATGTGCAAAGCCGCGAGTACAATGACCGCTGGTATACCGATTTGAAACCTTGGAAAATAGATGTGTTAAGTGCAGGCTCTTCTCCATCAACACCACAGACGCAAGATTCTATAGCAACTGACCCCTTTGAGCCTGGGCAAAGCGACGACGATTTGCCTTTTTAA
- a CDS encoding FAD-dependent oxidoreductase produces the protein MNNQNNNKNLMAHQYHDAQVVDIIDETPTVKRYFLKMPSDFTYKAGQFVMLDLPIEAKFTNRSYSIASAPREDEVFELCIVIKPDGLGTPYLFENVKVGSIVKTAGPVGKFILPENIETDLCFVCTGTGIAPLRAMIHDIYNKNIPHKNMYMVFGNRVKQDILYRKEFEELQQQHPEFKFLPVLSRESKETWDGDIGYVHDVYLRYFGEKKPVIFYLCGWSAMVREARDRLKELGYGKQELKFELYD, from the coding sequence TTGAATAACCAAAATAATAATAAAAATCTCATGGCTCACCAATATCATGACGCACAAGTAGTCGACATAATAGACGAAACACCCACAGTGAAAAGGTATTTCTTGAAAATGCCTAGCGATTTTACGTACAAAGCGGGGCAGTTTGTAATGTTGGATCTTCCCATTGAAGCTAAGTTTACCAATAGAAGCTATTCCATTGCTTCGGCACCAAGAGAAGACGAGGTTTTTGAATTGTGTATTGTTATTAAACCGGACGGATTGGGTACACCTTATTTATTTGAGAACGTAAAAGTAGGGAGCATTGTAAAAACAGCCGGACCTGTGGGTAAATTTATTTTGCCAGAAAACATAGAAACAGATTTGTGTTTTGTATGCACAGGAACGGGCATAGCCCCGCTGCGGGCAATGATACATGATATATATAATAAAAACATTCCGCACAAAAACATGTATATGGTTTTTGGCAACCGTGTAAAGCAGGATATTTTATATAGGAAAGAATTCGAGGAATTGCAGCAACAGCACCCTGAGTTTAAATTTCTACCTGTATTGTCGAGGGAGAGCAAAGAAACCTGGGATGGCGATATTGGATATGTTCACGATGTGTATTTGAGATATTTTGGAGAAAAGAAGCCTGTTATTTTTTATCTGTGTGGATGGAGTGCTATGGTGCGTGAGGCACGAGACCGATTGAAGGAGCTGGGCTATGGCAAGCAAGAACTCAAATTTGAATTATATGATTAG
- a CDS encoding LUD domain-containing protein gives MNLQDKFNKSVSEKAIDSEFYGQMTDFANSFSKQKQSKAGIIQHPENAKKRGAFYRWRTTENLDKHLIEFESNFLKKGGKVIWAPDEKDIQKEVALLLAKYNNYDIEVSHSPIFEEAGLYNALSNKPSHSAGIEATLCGEKRAYSHPVFPLAHVGKEKANVFFNEFLGLKARTETKYWAEYYRDKSISKTINKSIAFVSPQFALTDSGSLVFVGNNGLQTSLVMQSNIIVALVGIDQMVATKNELETLLPLLSVYGQAEALSRQLLFVGGPKQSSFDEGPEEIYIILFDNGRSNTLSKPAIRQSSHCIQCGACHMVCPVFRMVGAESYRPANAGPIGKVTSQQQYIAKEMKHLSFASTHCGACTEVCPVKIDIHSLIVNNRKDSQETGHAGANEKYLWLAWKRMMLKRKRMNQTTSLKSFMFRTAFRKNWGEKREFPQLVERSFNQMWVEQFGSGQED, from the coding sequence TTGAACCTACAAGATAAATTCAATAAATCTGTTTCAGAAAAAGCCATCGACAGTGAGTTTTACGGACAAATGACGGACTTTGCAAACTCCTTCTCAAAACAAAAACAAAGCAAAGCAGGAATAATACAACACCCTGAAAATGCAAAAAAAAGAGGGGCCTTTTATCGGTGGCGTACTACAGAAAATCTTGATAAACATTTAATAGAGTTCGAATCTAATTTCCTTAAGAAAGGTGGGAAAGTGATTTGGGCACCCGATGAAAAAGATATACAAAAAGAAGTTGCTCTTTTGCTGGCAAAGTATAATAATTATGATATTGAAGTTTCGCATTCGCCAATATTTGAAGAAGCGGGGCTTTATAATGCTCTTTCTAATAAACCTTCTCACAGTGCGGGCATAGAAGCTACTTTGTGTGGCGAAAAAAGAGCGTACAGCCATCCTGTATTCCCCCTAGCTCATGTGGGAAAAGAAAAAGCGAATGTTTTTTTTAACGAGTTCTTGGGGTTGAAAGCACGCACCGAAACTAAATATTGGGCAGAATACTATAGAGATAAATCTATTTCGAAAACCATCAACAAATCCATTGCTTTCGTTAGTCCCCAGTTTGCTCTTACCGATTCGGGGTCTCTTGTGTTTGTGGGTAATAACGGGTTACAAACTTCACTGGTAATGCAGAGTAATATAATAGTTGCTTTGGTTGGGATTGACCAAATGGTAGCAACCAAAAATGAATTGGAAACTTTGTTGCCCCTATTATCTGTTTATGGCCAAGCTGAGGCCCTGAGCCGGCAGCTCTTGTTTGTAGGGGGTCCGAAACAGAGTTCTTTTGATGAAGGCCCAGAGGAAATATATATTATCTTGTTTGACAATGGCAGAAGCAACACGCTTTCTAAACCAGCAATAAGACAATCATCTCACTGTATTCAATGTGGTGCCTGCCATATGGTTTGTCCCGTATTCAGAATGGTGGGTGCTGAATCGTATAGACCTGCTAATGCTGGCCCAATCGGCAAAGTAACATCGCAACAACAATATATCGCCAAAGAAATGAAGCACCTCAGTTTTGCCAGTACACATTGTGGTGCATGCACCGAAGTCTGTCCCGTAAAAATAGATATACATAGCTTGATCGTCAATAACCGAAAAGATAGTCAAGAAACAGGACATGCAGGAGCTAACGAAAAATATTTGTGGCTTGCATGGAAACGGATGATGTTAAAACGTAAACGAATGAACCAAACAACGTCGCTCAAAAGTTTTATGTTCCGCACTGCTTTTAGAAAAAACTGGGGCGAAAAGCGTGAATTCCCACAACTCGTTGAACGTTCATTCAATCAAATGTGGGTTGAACAATTTGGTTCTGGCCAAGAAGATTAA
- the rmuC gene encoding DNA recombination protein RmuC produces MIESVFLILGLSSGAILTWVIAKSIYASKFHQLEELEQKATLLEVTERALNDITKDKSFEEKRVIEQQRLVLKLELEIKEEREKNTKLESKIAKAEEIFKNQNEKIATQKEEMESLTKKLQADFENIASRLLEEKSQKFTEQNRTNLDIILNPLKDRIKEFEEKVDKTYKAESGERISLKTEIKQLMEMNLNLQKEANNLTTALKGDNKKQGNWGEIILERVLEMSGLQKDREYRTQYTATGNDGNTLRPDVVVMLPDNKHIIIDSKVSLIAYDSWSSAETEQDRSKYIKQHVDSVRNHIKQLGDKNYQAAQGFNSPDMVLLFMPIEPAFAAAMQHDQDIYTFAWERKIVIVSPSTLLATLRTVSSLWQQDRQVKNALEIARQGGELYDKFVGFVESLEKVGKSIDVAHINYNEAYKKLSTGSGNLVNRTQKLQELGAKTTKQLSANLLKEESEEI; encoded by the coding sequence ATGATAGAGTCGGTATTTTTAATATTGGGTTTAAGTAGTGGAGCGATTCTAACATGGGTTATTGCTAAAAGTATCTACGCCTCAAAATTTCATCAACTAGAAGAACTCGAACAGAAAGCAACCCTACTTGAAGTTACGGAGAGGGCATTGAACGACATAACAAAAGATAAAAGTTTTGAAGAAAAGCGTGTTATAGAGCAGCAAAGGCTAGTCTTAAAATTAGAATTGGAAATAAAAGAGGAGAGAGAAAAAAACACCAAACTAGAAAGTAAAATTGCCAAGGCGGAAGAAATTTTTAAAAATCAGAATGAGAAAATAGCAACACAGAAGGAAGAAATGGAGAGCCTCACCAAAAAACTTCAGGCCGACTTTGAAAACATTGCTTCGCGATTGTTGGAAGAGAAGAGCCAAAAATTTACGGAGCAAAACAGAACCAACCTTGATATTATTCTGAACCCATTAAAAGACCGGATAAAGGAATTTGAAGAGAAGGTAGATAAAACATATAAAGCCGAATCGGGCGAACGCATTAGCCTAAAAACGGAAATAAAACAACTGATGGAAATGAACCTAAATTTGCAGAAAGAAGCTAATAATTTAACTACCGCCTTAAAAGGGGACAATAAAAAGCAAGGAAACTGGGGAGAGATTATACTTGAGCGTGTATTAGAAATGAGTGGTCTTCAAAAAGACAGGGAATACCGGACACAGTATACAGCTACCGGCAACGATGGCAATACGCTTAGACCTGATGTGGTAGTGATGCTTCCTGACAATAAACATATAATTATTGATAGTAAAGTGTCTCTCATTGCATACGATTCATGGTCGTCGGCAGAGACAGAACAAGATAGGAGTAAATATATAAAACAGCATGTTGATTCCGTCAGAAATCATATAAAGCAACTAGGCGATAAAAACTATCAAGCAGCTCAAGGGTTTAATTCGCCCGATATGGTTTTGTTGTTCATGCCCATTGAGCCAGCATTTGCGGCCGCCATGCAACACGATCAAGACATCTATACATTTGCTTGGGAAAGGAAAATAGTGATTGTGAGCCCTTCAACGCTGCTTGCCACCTTGCGTACGGTCTCATCTCTTTGGCAACAAGACAGGCAAGTAAAAAACGCATTGGAGATTGCTAGACAGGGAGGAGAGTTATATGATAAGTTTGTAGGGTTTGTAGAAAGCCTGGAGAAGGTTGGTAAATCAATAGATGTCGCACATATTAATTATAATGAGGCATACAAGAAACTATCGACTGGTTCTGGCAATTTGGTAAACAGAACCCAAAAGCTCCAAGAGCTAGGAGCAAAAACTACAAAACAGCTATCCGCAAATTTGTTGAAAGAGGAAAGCGAAGAAATATAA
- a CDS encoding helix-hairpin-helix domain-containing protein — MHKTYCFIVSRDFKQHKNDFLQFAATQKRGILWILLSLVLLVFFVPAYSLLQDEGVQQPISESDKAAMDLMFAQQNETVEEQEYKINEALYENNKNDPTFFPFDPNTLSASDFEKLGLNKGQIRSILKLRSKYNGFKRRSDFEKLAVLNVTWVAKAHNYILLPDSFEKRNYIKRDFILLDLNTADSLQLETLPGIGKYMAAKIVQYRERLGGYINIEQMRQITNMDIDMYNISVSHLYIKEDARKLNINNASKETMGNHPYIGWKAANNIVNFRKQHNKITEAKELSRAKLLPDTTLQKLAPYLTY; from the coding sequence TTGCACAAAACCTATTGTTTTATTGTGTCTAGAGATTTCAAGCAACATAAGAATGACTTTTTACAGTTTGCAGCAACACAGAAACGCGGCATCCTTTGGATATTGCTCTCGCTAGTGCTGTTGGTTTTTTTTGTCCCTGCATATAGTTTGCTTCAAGATGAAGGAGTTCAGCAACCAATATCTGAGTCGGACAAAGCGGCAATGGACTTAATGTTTGCCCAACAAAATGAAACAGTAGAGGAACAAGAATATAAAATTAACGAGGCGTTATATGAAAACAATAAAAATGACCCAACATTTTTTCCTTTTGACCCTAACACATTATCTGCAAGTGATTTTGAAAAACTAGGTCTAAATAAGGGACAAATTAGGTCTATTCTTAAACTTAGAAGTAAATATAACGGTTTCAAACGGAGATCAGATTTTGAAAAACTTGCTGTATTAAATGTCACATGGGTTGCAAAAGCACACAATTATATACTGCTACCCGATAGTTTTGAAAAAAGAAACTATATCAAAAGGGATTTTATTTTGCTCGATTTGAATACAGCCGACAGTCTGCAGTTAGAAACCTTGCCAGGCATAGGCAAATACATGGCAGCCAAAATAGTACAGTACCGTGAACGTTTAGGAGGGTATATTAATATAGAGCAAATGAGACAGATTACGAACATGGACATAGATATGTATAATATTTCAGTTTCTCACTTATATATTAAAGAAGATGCAAGAAAGCTCAATATAAATAATGCCAGCAAGGAAACGATGGGTAATCACCCCTATATAGGATGGAAGGCTGCTAACAATATAGTAAACTTTAGAAAGCAGCATAATAAAATTACAGAAGCAAAAGAACTTAGTAGGGCCAAGTTATTACCGGATACGACTTTACAAAAACTAGCACCCTATTTAACCTATTAG
- a CDS encoding universal stress protein — translation METVFNKLLVTSEKADTFPAACGFIEFMVTRNKPLEVDFMFINDDLSHLNTQVKERVQECINLMHSQNIMTEHSFRQGNFHRGIIDMAQYSGTDLIICGAELVKGFRRFWNGSETYKLIKEAPCYVVSIQKPMKRQSIKKIVLPIDTTQETRQKVPAAMQMAKLFDATIHVLGVSSSNSPDTLKTVKNYAEQAADFMRERDTKVEIDFLQGTNLTDVTLQYVDNIDADMLMIMAVEEPNPYGMFEGSFPEQMILKSQVPVISIKLREDLKVTYFAI, via the coding sequence ATGGAAACAGTATTTAACAAACTACTCGTCACTTCTGAAAAAGCCGATACTTTCCCTGCGGCTTGTGGTTTTATTGAGTTTATGGTTACTCGCAACAAGCCCCTAGAAGTTGATTTCATGTTTATCAACGACGACCTCTCCCATCTAAACACACAAGTGAAAGAACGTGTGCAAGAATGCATTAACCTCATGCATAGTCAAAATATTATGACGGAGCATTCCTTTAGGCAAGGTAATTTTCACCGTGGTATTATAGATATGGCTCAATATTCGGGCACCGATCTTATAATATGTGGAGCTGAACTGGTGAAAGGATTCCGTCGATTTTGGAATGGTAGCGAAACTTATAAACTTATAAAAGAAGCTCCTTGTTATGTTGTTTCTATTCAAAAGCCCATGAAGCGGCAAAGTATCAAAAAAATAGTTTTGCCTATAGATACTACCCAAGAAACAAGGCAAAAAGTTCCCGCTGCAATGCAAATGGCCAAGCTCTTCGATGCCACAATCCACGTGCTTGGGGTGTCGTCAAGCAACTCTCCCGATACTCTCAAAACAGTGAAAAACTATGCCGAGCAAGCCGCCGATTTTATGCGTGAGCGAGATACCAAAGTAGAAATTGATTTTTTGCAAGGCACTAACCTCACGGATGTAACACTACAATATGTAGACAACATCGATGCCGACATGCTTATGATTATGGCTGTGGAAGAACCTAACCCTTATGGTATGTTCGAAGGTTCTTTCCCAGAG